From the Megalopta genalis isolate 19385.01 chromosome 13, iyMegGena1_principal, whole genome shotgun sequence genome, one window contains:
- the LOC117224137 gene encoding putative sodium/potassium/calcium exchanger CG1090 isoform X1, translating to MTAGTKSPRTMRNHQPQSISRRRRWSLRFGLLFVYVLAQYVASARTPTEEPAPSTLPTGWTDRDESWTEETTLEASTLETEGPAVEGTKKTVEKPPLVPEKSPNSRGKNEKEKGKANESRGGNTPVERKDENASEDKSKKTAHGKSHSQSQSQGKGTAKAVVPNIPPKSTTAPTVVTTLKYERATWRPRRENCSPPAIEQFPRPLMGPSARKHGGLIIHVLVAVYTFLGLAIVCDDYFVSSLDRICEELRLSPDVAGATFMAAGSSAPELATVVIGVFFAKDDIGVSGVIGSAVFNIMFVISVCGLCTSTVSKLNWWPLCRDCFFYAVSILVMLGTIYNESISWMESLFMLIMYGVYCIALAFNSRLERWAKSYNIPFLPKDDEPAEESALVSYRSLQEDRLSYTGPNSPVTDQYKSQEGGMEGGGPVPETNQPPVTKQPEYYKAKEPDPNEVSPLERPVDASQWTLFTWGLVYPIHFMCRATMPDCRQEKFRNWYPFTFCVSMVWISFYSYIMVWMITIIGSTLGIPDTVMGLTFVAAGVSVPDALSSLAVIKEGLGDMAVSNAVGSNVFDILVCLGLPWFIQTAMIQPGSHVNVTSRGLTYSTVSLLSTVVFLVLATHLNGWKLDRRYGVVLMLWYLVFIIFASLYELNVFGEMNPPVCFSSF from the exons CCGAGAACGATGAGGAACCACCAGCCGCAAAGCATTTCCCGACGCAGAAGATGGTCGCTGCGTTTCGGCCTCCTCTTCGTCTACGTCCTCGCGCAGTACGTCGCGTCTGCGAGGACGCCCACCGAAGAACCGGCGCCTTCCACCCTCCCTACCGGTTGGACGGACCGCGACGAAAGCTGGACCGAGGAGACCACGCTAGAGGCCAGCACTCTGGAAACGGAAGGGCCGGCCGTCGAAGGAACGAAGAAGACTGTGGAGAAGCCGCCGCTGGTGCCGGAGAAATCCCCGAATTCGCGGGGAAAGAACGAGAAGGAAAAGGGGAAAGCCAACGAATCGCGGGGCGGAAACACGCCGGTGGAACGGAAGGATGAGAACGCGTCGGAGGACAAGTCGAAGAAGACGGCACACGGAAAATCGCATTCGCAGTCGCAGTCGCAGGGAAAAGGCACCGCGAAAGCCGTTGTGCCTAACATTCCCCCGAAATCCACGACG GCCCCGACCGTGGTGACCACGTTGAAGTACGAACGCGCGACATGGAGGCCGCGACGGGAAAACTGTTCGCCGCCAGCCATCGAACAGTTTCCGAGGCCGTTGATGGGGCCGAGCGCCAGGAAACACGGTGGATTGATCATACACGTACTGGTCGCTGTTTACACGTTCCTCGGTCTCGCTATCGTCTGCGACGACTACTTCGTCTCCAGTTTGGATAGGATTTGCGAAG AGCTGCGCTTGTCGCCGGACGTCGCCGGTGCAACTTTTATGGCAGCTGGCTCGTCGGCACCCGAACTGGCGACCGTCGTGATCGGCGTTTTCTTCGCGAAGGACGACATCGGG GTGAGCGGCGTGATCGGAAGCGCCGTGTTCAACATAATGTTCGTGATCTCGGTCTGCGGACTCTGCACCAGCACGGTGTCCAAATTGAATTGGTGGCCCTTGTGCCGGGACTGCTTCTTCTACGCCGTATCGATACTGGTGATGCTCGGCACGATTTACAATGAATCGATATCCTG GATGGAATCGTTGTTCATGCTGATAATGTACGGCGTGTACTGCATCGCGTTGGCGTTCAACTCCCGATTGGAACGATGGGCCAAGTCTTACAATATACCGTTTCTACCGAAAGACGACGAGCCGGCGGAGGAGAGCGCGCTGGTCAGTTACAGATCGTTGCAGGAGGATCGGCTGTCTTACACGGGTCCGAACTCGCCCGTCACCGATCAATACAAATCTCAGGAAG GAGGGATGGAAGGGGGCGGGCCAGTTCCAGAGACAAACCAGCCACCGGTCACGAAACAACCGGAGTATTACAAGGCGAAAGAACCCGACCCGAACGAGGTCTCGCCGTTGGAGAGGCCCGTCGACGCCAGCCAATGGACTCTGTTCACTTGGGGCCTCGTGTACCCGATCCATTTCATGTGTCGCGCGACGATGCCCGACTGCCGGCAAGAGAAGTTTCGAAACTGGTATCCGTTCACATTCTGCGTGTCCATGGTATGGATCAGTTTCTACAGCTACATCATGGTGTGGATGATCACGATAATTG GCAGCACCCTCGGTATACCGGACACCGTGATGGGCCTGACATTCGTCGCTGCGGGCGTCAGCGTACCGGACGCGCTGTCCTCGTTGGCGGTGATCAAAGAAGGCCTCGGCGACATGGCGGTCAGCAACGCGGTTGGTAGCAACGTCTTCGATATTCTAGTTTGCCTTGGGCTTCCGTGGTTTATACAGACCGCAATGATACAACCCGGCTCCCACGTGAACGTTACCAGTCGAG GCTTAACGTACTCCACGGTGTCCCTGCTGTCGACGGTGGTGTTTTTGGTGCTGGCGACCCATTTGAACGGCTGGAAGCTGGACCGACGATACGGAGTTGTGCTGATGCTCTGGTACttagtatttattatattcgccTCGCTCTACGAATTGAACGTCTTCGGCGAAATGAATCCGCCTGTATGCTTCAGCTCGTTCTAA
- the LOC117224137 gene encoding putative sodium/potassium/calcium exchanger CG1090 isoform X2 has translation MRNHQPQSISRRRRWSLRFGLLFVYVLAQYVASARTPTEEPAPSTLPTGWTDRDESWTEETTLEASTLETEGPAVEGTKKTVEKPPLVPEKSPNSRGKNEKEKGKANESRGGNTPVERKDENASEDKSKKTAHGKSHSQSQSQGKGTAKAVVPNIPPKSTTAPTVVTTLKYERATWRPRRENCSPPAIEQFPRPLMGPSARKHGGLIIHVLVAVYTFLGLAIVCDDYFVSSLDRICEELRLSPDVAGATFMAAGSSAPELATVVIGVFFAKDDIGVSGVIGSAVFNIMFVISVCGLCTSTVSKLNWWPLCRDCFFYAVSILVMLGTIYNESISWMESLFMLIMYGVYCIALAFNSRLERWAKSYNIPFLPKDDEPAEESALVSYRSLQEDRLSYTGPNSPVTDQYKSQEGGMEGGGPVPETNQPPVTKQPEYYKAKEPDPNEVSPLERPVDASQWTLFTWGLVYPIHFMCRATMPDCRQEKFRNWYPFTFCVSMVWISFYSYIMVWMITIIGSTLGIPDTVMGLTFVAAGVSVPDALSSLAVIKEGLGDMAVSNAVGSNVFDILVCLGLPWFIQTAMIQPGSHVNVTSRGLTYSTVSLLSTVVFLVLATHLNGWKLDRRYGVVLMLWYLVFIIFASLYELNVFGEMNPPVCFSSF, from the exons ATGAGGAACCACCAGCCGCAAAGCATTTCCCGACGCAGAAGATGGTCGCTGCGTTTCGGCCTCCTCTTCGTCTACGTCCTCGCGCAGTACGTCGCGTCTGCGAGGACGCCCACCGAAGAACCGGCGCCTTCCACCCTCCCTACCGGTTGGACGGACCGCGACGAAAGCTGGACCGAGGAGACCACGCTAGAGGCCAGCACTCTGGAAACGGAAGGGCCGGCCGTCGAAGGAACGAAGAAGACTGTGGAGAAGCCGCCGCTGGTGCCGGAGAAATCCCCGAATTCGCGGGGAAAGAACGAGAAGGAAAAGGGGAAAGCCAACGAATCGCGGGGCGGAAACACGCCGGTGGAACGGAAGGATGAGAACGCGTCGGAGGACAAGTCGAAGAAGACGGCACACGGAAAATCGCATTCGCAGTCGCAGTCGCAGGGAAAAGGCACCGCGAAAGCCGTTGTGCCTAACATTCCCCCGAAATCCACGACG GCCCCGACCGTGGTGACCACGTTGAAGTACGAACGCGCGACATGGAGGCCGCGACGGGAAAACTGTTCGCCGCCAGCCATCGAACAGTTTCCGAGGCCGTTGATGGGGCCGAGCGCCAGGAAACACGGTGGATTGATCATACACGTACTGGTCGCTGTTTACACGTTCCTCGGTCTCGCTATCGTCTGCGACGACTACTTCGTCTCCAGTTTGGATAGGATTTGCGAAG AGCTGCGCTTGTCGCCGGACGTCGCCGGTGCAACTTTTATGGCAGCTGGCTCGTCGGCACCCGAACTGGCGACCGTCGTGATCGGCGTTTTCTTCGCGAAGGACGACATCGGG GTGAGCGGCGTGATCGGAAGCGCCGTGTTCAACATAATGTTCGTGATCTCGGTCTGCGGACTCTGCACCAGCACGGTGTCCAAATTGAATTGGTGGCCCTTGTGCCGGGACTGCTTCTTCTACGCCGTATCGATACTGGTGATGCTCGGCACGATTTACAATGAATCGATATCCTG GATGGAATCGTTGTTCATGCTGATAATGTACGGCGTGTACTGCATCGCGTTGGCGTTCAACTCCCGATTGGAACGATGGGCCAAGTCTTACAATATACCGTTTCTACCGAAAGACGACGAGCCGGCGGAGGAGAGCGCGCTGGTCAGTTACAGATCGTTGCAGGAGGATCGGCTGTCTTACACGGGTCCGAACTCGCCCGTCACCGATCAATACAAATCTCAGGAAG GAGGGATGGAAGGGGGCGGGCCAGTTCCAGAGACAAACCAGCCACCGGTCACGAAACAACCGGAGTATTACAAGGCGAAAGAACCCGACCCGAACGAGGTCTCGCCGTTGGAGAGGCCCGTCGACGCCAGCCAATGGACTCTGTTCACTTGGGGCCTCGTGTACCCGATCCATTTCATGTGTCGCGCGACGATGCCCGACTGCCGGCAAGAGAAGTTTCGAAACTGGTATCCGTTCACATTCTGCGTGTCCATGGTATGGATCAGTTTCTACAGCTACATCATGGTGTGGATGATCACGATAATTG GCAGCACCCTCGGTATACCGGACACCGTGATGGGCCTGACATTCGTCGCTGCGGGCGTCAGCGTACCGGACGCGCTGTCCTCGTTGGCGGTGATCAAAGAAGGCCTCGGCGACATGGCGGTCAGCAACGCGGTTGGTAGCAACGTCTTCGATATTCTAGTTTGCCTTGGGCTTCCGTGGTTTATACAGACCGCAATGATACAACCCGGCTCCCACGTGAACGTTACCAGTCGAG GCTTAACGTACTCCACGGTGTCCCTGCTGTCGACGGTGGTGTTTTTGGTGCTGGCGACCCATTTGAACGGCTGGAAGCTGGACCGACGATACGGAGTTGTGCTGATGCTCTGGTACttagtatttattatattcgccTCGCTCTACGAATTGAACGTCTTCGGCGAAATGAATCCGCCTGTATGCTTCAGCTCGTTCTAA